The Dokdonia donghaensis DSW-1 DNA window GGTGAAAATGCTACTTTTACAGCGGTTTATATAATTACCGAAGAGGATGTAGCCAATGGAGAGATTGTAAACGTTGCAACAGCAGTAGCCTTAGCACCGTTTGGGATTGAAGTGATAGATGTTTCTGATGATCCAGAAGATCCAACAACAGATGTTGATGATCCAACTGTTACAGTGTTGAGTCAAACAGCGGGTCTTATTGTAAATAATGGTATATCAATAGGTCAAGATGGACGTAATGATAGCTTTAGAATACAAGGACTTGAGAATTTCCCTGATAATACCTTAACCATATTTAACAGATGGGGTATTGAGGTGTACACTGCAGAGCGTTATGGTGTAGATGGCAATGAATTCAGAGGTTTATCTAACGGTAGAACAACTATAAGCCAAGATGATTATTTACCTGTAGGGACCTACTATTGGATTTTAGAATATGTAAATGCAGTAGGAGATACAGTTAATGAATCAGGATACTTATATATAACACGATAAAAGATGTTAAATCGCCGGTAGTTTTTAAAACAGCCGGTGATTTTAATTAAATGATTTATGAAAAAGGTAGTTTCAGTTTTTGGATTCTTATTGATTTTAGCGCTTGGTACAACGTCCGTTTCTGCGCAGCAAGATCCTCAGTATACGCAGTATATGTATAATACCGTAGCTATTAACCCAGCATATGCTGGTAATAGAGGTGTAACTAGTATTGTAGGATTACATAGAAGTCAATGGGTAGGACTCGATGGAGCCCCAAGAACACAAAGTTTAAGTATTCATTCTCCGATTGGAGAAGGTAAAGTAGGTTTAGGGCTATCTATTGTAAATGATGCCTTAGGCCCATCACAAGAGACTTACGTTGGTGCAGATTTTAGTTATACAATCAACACTTCAGAAAATGGGAAACTTAGCTTTGGACTAAAAGCTGGAGGACATATCCTAGATGTAGATTTTACTAAGCTTACGCTTTTTGATGTAACAGATCCAAGGTTTTCTCAAAATATAGATAATAAGCTTTCTCCTATAATAGGTGCAGGACTGTATTATCACACAGAAAATTTTTATGCAGGTGTAAGTGTTCCTAACCTTATAGAGACCGAGCACTTTGATTTAAGTAATAACTCATCAAGTGTAATAGCTAGAGAGCGTATACATTATTATGGTATTATGGGTTATACTTTTGATATAAGTGATCAACTTAAATTTAAGCCTAGTACACTTGTAAAAATGGTTGCTGGAGCTCCATTGCAAGTAGATCTTACAGCAAACTTCTTAGTGATGGAAAAATTACACTTAGGAGCGGCATATAGATGGAGTGCAGCACTTAGTGGCCTGGTAGGTTTCCAAGTTTCAGACAGTATGTTAATAGGTCTTGCCTACGATAGAGAGAGTACAGATTTAGGTGATACCTTTTATAACGATGGTAGCTTTGAAGTATTTTTACGATTTGAGCTATTTAATGAGTATGATAGAATGTTAACCCCTAGATTCTTTTAATAAGTTATTTTTGACTTATTCAAACTTACAATTATGATGATTAAAACGATTAATATTTGTTTATGTATCCTTTTCTTAGGAACAGTAGGACTTTATGCCCAAGAAGGTAAAATAGATAGAGCAGATAAGAAGTTTGACCAATACGCATTTGTAGATGCACGTAAAATTTATCTCGAAGTAGCAGACAAAGGATATGAGTCTGCAGATTTATTCCAGAAAATTGCAGATAGTTATTACTTCAATGCTGGTTATGCAGATGCTCAAGTTTGGTATGAGAAGTTAATATCAACCTTTCCAGATGAGATAAAGCCAGAGTACTACTTTAGGTACTCACAAACATTACGTGCCTTAAAAAATTATGATAAGGCAGATGATATGATGGCTACTTTTAATAAACTTAACGGAGATGATGTTAGAGCGGTACTTTTTGAAGCAGAGCCTAATTACTTGAAGAACATAGATTACAAAAAAAGCACATACACTGTGCAGGATATACGTAGTATCAATTCGCGCTACTCAGATTTTGCACCTACTGAGTATGAAGGTAAACTCATTTTTGCTTCTTCGAGAGATACAGGAGGTGTCTCAAAAAAAATACATAAATGGAATAATGAACCATTTTTAGACCTTTATGAAACTAAGGTAGGAGAGCAGACAGAAAGCTACAGTAAGCCGAAAAATTATAGTAGAGAACTCAACTCAAAATTTCACGAAAGTACTACCACCTTTACAAAGGATGGTCAAACTGTATACTTCACACGTAACAATTATAATAAAGGAACGTATAAGAAGTCTAAGGAAGGAACTAATAAACTTAAGATTTATAAATCACGTAAAAAGAATGGTCGCTGGAGCACACCAGTAGAAATGCCTTTTAATAGTGATGAGTACTCTACGGCACACCCAGCATTAAATGAAGATAATACAAAGCTGTATTTTGCATCAGATATGCCAGGTACACTAGGTTTGTCAGATATTTGGGTAGTAAATGTAGATAGTACAGATGTGGTAAGTGAGCCAGTAAACTTAGGAAGACCTATTAATACAGAAGGAAGAGAGACTTTTCCATTTTTAAGTGACAACGGAGTGCTTTACTTTTCGTCAGACGGGCATCCAGGTCTCGGAGGTCTTGATGTATTTGCTACAGCACCAGATGCAAGTGGTAATGCTCAAGATGTTATAGATAATATAGGAGAGCCTATTAATAGTTCTTATGACGACTTTACATTTATTGTAAACGAGGATACTAAAGTGGGTTATTTTGCCTCAAACCGTAAACAAGGAGTAGGTAGTGATGATATCTATAAATTTACAAAAGAAGAAATACCTTGTGAGATTGAGCTTGTAGGGGTTGTAACAGATAAAGATTCTGGAGAACCTATTCCAGAGGCAACAGTTACACTTCTGGATTATGAAGGAAACGTTGTTACTACAGTGGAGACAACAGCCAGCGGATATTATGCCTTTGATAACTCTTACTGTGATACACAATACATTATACGAGGAGCAAAAGAGACTTATAGTGGAGCAGAGGCAATCACAAAGACACCAGATGTTTCTGGCACGGTGACTAATGACCTTGAGTTATCCCTATTACAAAAACCTATTAAAGTAGGTGATGACCTTGCAAAAATACTTGAGCTCAACCCTATCTATTTTGATTTTGATAGATTTAATATTCGTCCAGATGCAGCCTTAGAGCTAGAAAAAGTACTTGCAGTTATGCGTGAGTATCCTAATATGGTTATAGATGTACGTTCTCATACAGATAGTAGAGGTAATGATTCGTATAACTTAAGTCTGTCAGACAAGCGAGCAAAATCTACTGTAAACTATATCATTGCAGAGGGAATCTCTTCATCTAGAATCTCAGGTAGAGGATACGGAGAGACACAACTTACTAATGAATGTTCTAACGGAGTACAATGTTCTGAAGAAGCACACCAGCTTAACAGACGCTCGGAGTTTATTGTAATAAGCAACTAGAAGTAGGTTACTACTTATATTTAAAACCCCTTTTCATACGGAAAGGGGTTTTTTTATGCTTTCGCGAAAGCGCACTCATACCTTTATTCATACTATCCCAAAGAGAAAATTACATCTTTGTGCTCAATAACTTGTAGAACATACAAAACTAAGAATACCATCGTGACCACAGCTTTTATAAATGTAGAAGCTATAAAGCCTATAAAGGAGCCTAGCGCTGCTTTAAGTGCAACCTGAGTACTTGTGTTGTTAAAGGTGAGTTCGCCTATAAAAGCACCCACGAACGCCCCTATAAGGAAGCCCAAGGGTATGGGGCTAAGTAATCCCACAATAAGACCTATGGTAGTGCCTATGGCACCTGCTCTACTACCGCCATATCGCTTAGTACCCATCGCAGGGATGATATAATCGAGTATGGTAATGGCAACAGCCACAGCTAGCGTGATACCTAAAAATGTCCAGTCTTGCGGTACAGCATCTGTTAGGTGAAGGGTTAATAACCCTAGCCAACTTAAAGGCGGTCCAGGTATAACCGGTAAAAAACTACCCACAAACCCAGCTATAACCAGCAGTAGCCCTACAAAAACCAAAAAAAGATCTACATAATTCATCACTTATAAGACGTTAAAATTTTATAATGTTACATTTTTTTAACTAAAACATTAGTTTAAACTAAATATTTAGTTATATTTGAAGTGTTGATGTTCAATATATTGACATACAGACTATTCAATTCCAGTTTTTATGAAACAACTTACAAAGGCAGAAGAAGAAGTAATGCAATTATTATGGGTGGCACAAAAGGCAAACGTCGCACAGCTTATCGAGCAAATGCCAGAGCCAAAGCCTGCTTATAATACAATCTCTACCATCATAAGGATTTTAGAAAACAAAGGCTTTGTAGGCCACGAGAAGGAGGGAAGAGGCTATATCTACCATCCTCTTGTGACTAAAGAGGTGTACAGCAACGCCTCTATGCATAAAATGATGGATAGCTATTTTAATGGCAGTTTTAAAAGTATGGTAAGCTTCTTTGTAAAAAAGAATGATTTAGATGTAAAAGAGCTGGAATCTATTCTGAAAGAAATTAATAAAGACAAGTAATTATGGGATCTTACATTATACAAGTCATATGTTTTCAAGCATTATTTCTAGCAGTGTATTACCTGCTTTTAAGAAAAGAAACCTTTTTCTCTTATAACAGAATATACTTGCTAGTCACTCCTGTAATTGCCCTCGCATTGCCGTTTATAAAAATCGCAATGTTACAAACGGTGGTGCCTGTAGAGACTTTTGCCAGTGTTCTCCCAGAGGTTGTAATAGGTGATGTGGCAGTGACTACACCTACAGATGTGGCTCCTGTTACAGCATCTTTTAGCATACCGTGGTCACAAATTTATATGGCAGGTGTGGTGATTAGTCTAGCTGTACTCACCATAAAGGTTAAAAAATTTACAAGCTACTTTTCCTATAAGCAGAAAGGGTCTAGCATCATTGAGATTCCTTCATCTACAGAGGCTTTTACATTTTTTAACTACATATTTATTGGAGCAGATATAGATACGCTTTCGCGAAAGCAAATACTTACCCACGAACAGATACACGCAAAGCAAGGGCATACTTGGGATCTTATCTTCTTTGAGATTTTGAAAGTAGTACTGTGGTTTAACCCAATTACCTACTTGTATCAAAAAAATATAAGCATCGTACACGAGTACCTAGCAGACCAAAAAGCAACCGAAGGTATCTCAAAATACACCTATTATGAAGAGTTACTTAACACAGCCTTTGGCACAAGTAAACTCTCATTTACAAATACATTTTTTAATCAATCATTAATCAAAAAACGAATCGTTATGTTACAAAAATCCAAGTCCAGACAAAGTGCGCTTATCAAGTATCTTGTAATAGTACCGCTCATTTTAGCAATGCTAGTACAAGTCTCTTGGGCACAAAATGCGGTAGATAATGAAGGTAAGAGAAACTTTACATTAGTCATTACAAAATTTGAAAACGGTAAAGGCTTGTACAGTGTTATGGTTAAAGATTCTATAAAGCTTTTACCTAATGAGATGAAATTTATTAACGCGCTTCGAGATGATAAATCACTAGAGATTCGTGATATCGTAGAACAATCAAAAAACAGAGGGGTCAGTGATGAGGATGGTGAAGGTCTTGCAATGATACTAATGATGCCTTTAAAAGAATCTGTGGGAGAACTTGCTGCAAAGTATAATATAAAAGCCTACACTTTTGAGGAGTTAAAGGAAATGCAAAAAAATGATCCTAGTTATGCAGCTTCAAGAATTAATTTCTCTGAAGTAGTTGAGAAAGAGGAGGTTGTTGATATTCCTTATGCAGTGATAGAAAATGTCCCAACTTATCCTGGTTGTGAAGATTTAGTAGGTAATGATGCTCAAAAAGTGTGTATGTCTAATAATGTGTCTAAATATGTAAACCGCAACTTCAATATGAATATTGCTAAAGATTTAGGTCTCACTGGCGTTAATAGAATCTTTGTTTCATTTAGAATAAATAAGACAGGGCAAGTAGATAATGTAAGAGTCAGAGCACCTCACGAAGCTCTTGAAGAAGAAACGAGAAGAGTTATTTACAACCTACCACAAATGAAACCAGGCACGCAAGGAGGAGAAAATGTGGGCGTTCTCTACAGTCTCCCTATCACATTTCAAATAGCTAAATAATTTTTAATAAAAAACAGAAACCACTGCTTTTATGGCATTACAATACATTATTCAAGTCATCTGTTTTCAAGCATTATTTCTTGCAGTATATTACCTGCTTTTAAGAAAAGAAACTTTCTTCTCTTATAACAGAATATACTTGCTAGTTACGCCTGTAATTGCCCTCGCATTACCATTTATAAAAATCTCAATGTTACAAACGGTAGTGCCAGTTGAGACATTTGCCAGCGTGCTTCCAGAGGTTGTAATAGGTGATGCAGCAGTGAGTAAGCCTACAGATGCGGCTCCTGTTACAGCATCTTTTACCATACCGTGGTTACAAAT harbors:
- a CDS encoding M56 family metallopeptidase: MGSYIIQVICFQALFLAVYYLLLRKETFFSYNRIYLLVTPVIALALPFIKIAMLQTVVPVETFASVLPEVVIGDVAVTTPTDVAPVTASFSIPWSQIYMAGVVISLAVLTIKVKKFTSYFSYKQKGSSIIEIPSSTEAFTFFNYIFIGADIDTLSRKQILTHEQIHAKQGHTWDLIFFEILKVVLWFNPITYLYQKNISIVHEYLADQKATEGISKYTYYEELLNTAFGTSKLSFTNTFFNQSLIKKRIVMLQKSKSRQSALIKYLVIVPLILAMLVQVSWAQNAVDNEGKRNFTLVITKFENGKGLYSVMVKDSIKLLPNEMKFINALRDDKSLEIRDIVEQSKNRGVSDEDGEGLAMILMMPLKESVGELAAKYNIKAYTFEELKEMQKNDPSYAASRINFSEVVEKEEVVDIPYAVIENVPTYPGCEDLVGNDAQKVCMSNNVSKYVNRNFNMNIAKDLGLTGVNRIFVSFRINKTGQVDNVRVRAPHEALEEETRRVIYNLPQMKPGTQGGENVGVLYSLPITFQIAK
- a CDS encoding type IX secretion system membrane protein PorP/SprF, whose translation is MKKVVSVFGFLLILALGTTSVSAQQDPQYTQYMYNTVAINPAYAGNRGVTSIVGLHRSQWVGLDGAPRTQSLSIHSPIGEGKVGLGLSIVNDALGPSQETYVGADFSYTINTSENGKLSFGLKAGGHILDVDFTKLTLFDVTDPRFSQNIDNKLSPIIGAGLYYHTENFYAGVSVPNLIETEHFDLSNNSSSVIARERIHYYGIMGYTFDISDQLKFKPSTLVKMVAGAPLQVDLTANFLVMEKLHLGAAYRWSAALSGLVGFQVSDSMLIGLAYDRESTDLGDTFYNDGSFEVFLRFELFNEYDRMLTPRFF
- a CDS encoding DUF456 domain-containing protein, with protein sequence MNYVDLFLVFVGLLLVIAGFVGSFLPVIPGPPLSWLGLLTLHLTDAVPQDWTFLGITLAVAVAITILDYIIPAMGTKRYGGSRAGAIGTTIGLIVGLLSPIPLGFLIGAFVGAFIGELTFNNTSTQVALKAALGSFIGFIASTFIKAVVTMVFLVLYVLQVIEHKDVIFSLG
- a CDS encoding BlaI/MecI/CopY family transcriptional regulator — protein: MKQLTKAEEEVMQLLWVAQKANVAQLIEQMPEPKPAYNTISTIIRILENKGFVGHEKEGRGYIYHPLVTKEVYSNASMHKMMDSYFNGSFKSMVSFFVKKNDLDVKELESILKEINKDK